The following proteins are encoded in a genomic region of bacterium:
- a CDS encoding aminopeptidase P N-terminal domain-containing protein, with protein MNKQVFADRRKEFMRRMQEGVAFFASAPVRTRNGDVDYEYRQDSDFFYLTGFEEPESFCVLAPGHPKHEYVLFVRQKDKERETWTGLREGIEGAIVNYGAEMAHPIEKLEELLPEFLQNAPALFYQINKDPEIDRKIFAMMDSVRQRYRSGIYPPSRILDPSRVLEDMRVIKSLDEIRTLHRAVNISARAHTAAMKAVRPGMREYEIQAILEYVFRANGSRRNGYPSIVGSGPNTCILHYTNNNRVMQDGDLLLVDAGAEFDYYTGDITRTYPVNGKFSSEQKAVYEVVLDAQKKAIHAARPGINYAQVHALAVEALTEGMIHLGLLTGSLQENLENHHYTKYFLHRIGHWLGLDVHDTGVYRSGDQWRILEPGMVLTVEPGLYIGGEEENVFQNTGIRIEDDVLVTEMDPVVLSSACPKEIDELESLVGTVRNSFLEC; from the coding sequence ATGAACAAGCAAGTCTTTGCAGATCGCAGAAAAGAATTCATGCGCCGCATGCAAGAAGGTGTTGCGTTTTTTGCATCGGCCCCGGTTCGAACCCGCAACGGCGATGTGGATTACGAGTATCGCCAGGATTCTGATTTCTTCTATTTAACCGGTTTCGAGGAACCGGAATCCTTTTGCGTGTTGGCGCCCGGCCATCCCAAACATGAATACGTGCTGTTTGTGCGGCAGAAAGATAAGGAAAGAGAGACATGGACCGGTCTACGCGAAGGGATCGAAGGCGCCATTGTGAATTATGGAGCCGAAATGGCTCATCCCATCGAAAAGCTGGAAGAACTTTTGCCGGAGTTCTTGCAGAATGCGCCTGCACTTTTTTATCAGATCAACAAAGATCCGGAGATCGATCGCAAAATTTTTGCGATGATGGATTCGGTGCGTCAAAGATATCGTTCAGGAATCTATCCTCCCTCCCGGATTCTGGATCCGTCGCGCGTGCTGGAAGACATGAGAGTGATCAAGAGTCTGGATGAGATCCGGACTCTGCACAGAGCAGTAAATATTTCTGCGCGCGCTCACACGGCTGCTATGAAAGCGGTGCGACCGGGAATGCGTGAGTATGAAATTCAAGCGATCCTGGAATATGTTTTTCGCGCGAATGGATCCAGGCGCAACGGATATCCTTCGATTGTGGGATCGGGACCGAATACATGCATTCTGCATTACACGAACAACAATCGTGTCATGCAAGACGGCGATCTTTTGCTCGTGGATGCCGGAGCCGAATTTGATTACTACACAGGCGATATCACGCGCACTTATCCGGTGAATGGAAAGTTCTCCTCCGAACAAAAAGCCGTTTATGAAGTGGTGCTCGATGCTCAGAAGAAAGCGATTCATGCAGCAAGGCCGGGAATCAATTACGCGCAGGTTCATGCCCTTGCTGTAGAAGCATTGACTGAAGGAATGATCCATCTAGGTTTGTTAACCGGATCACTGCAGGAAAATCTTGAAAACCATCATTACACAAAATATTTCTTGCACAGGATCGGACACTGGCTCGGACTGGACGTGCACGACACCGGCGTGTATAGAAGCGGTGATCAGTGGCGCATCCTGGAACCAGGAATGGTGCTGACAGTGGAGCCGGGACTTTACATCGGCGGCGAGGAAGAAAACGTCTTCCAAAACACCGGCATCAGAATCGAAGACGATGTTCTTGTGACCGAAATGGACCCGGTCGTTCTCTCCTCAGCATGTCCAAAAGAAATTGACGAGCTGGAATCACTGGTGGGAACAGTAAGGAATTCTTTTTTGGAATGTTGA
- a CDS encoding enoyl-CoA hydratase/isomerase family protein translates to MAETLVEYGQQDGIAILTLKDPPANTYSYEMMRQLDEAILKARFDSQIHVLLLTGSGDKFFCAGANISMLQTVTPEFKYYFCLHANETLNRLEQTPKMVIAAINGHCVGGGLEVALATDIRLAKKGGGKIGLPEVNLGVLPGTGGTQRLARVVGKSKAIEMMALGRTFDFEEGLQLGLLNHVFDPGNFWEQVIQYAKQFIPPAKASKAVGRIKRAVVTGSEIAFQDALALERELQQQLFESEDAKEGLAAYTERRPPNFRGN, encoded by the coding sequence ATGGCAGAAACACTAGTTGAATACGGTCAACAGGATGGAATTGCGATTCTCACGTTGAAAGATCCTCCGGCTAACACCTATTCCTACGAAATGATGCGACAGTTGGATGAGGCGATTCTAAAGGCCCGTTTTGACTCCCAGATTCATGTGCTGCTATTGACCGGCAGTGGAGATAAGTTCTTTTGTGCGGGCGCCAACATCAGCATGCTGCAAACCGTCACACCGGAGTTCAAGTATTACTTCTGTCTTCACGCGAATGAAACCTTGAACAGGCTTGAGCAAACGCCGAAGATGGTGATTGCAGCAATCAACGGACACTGTGTCGGTGGCGGTCTCGAAGTGGCGCTTGCAACGGACATCCGGTTGGCAAAAAAAGGTGGCGGCAAGATAGGATTGCCTGAAGTAAATCTCGGTGTTTTACCCGGGACAGGTGGGACCCAGCGACTCGCACGTGTGGTCGGAAAATCGAAAGCTATCGAGATGATGGCGCTCGGGCGCACATTCGACTTTGAGGAAGGTTTACAACTTGGACTTTTGAATCACGTCTTTGATCCGGGGAATTTTTGGGAGCAGGTAATCCAATATGCAAAGCAGTTCATACCGCCTGCGAAAGCCAGCAAAGCTGTAGGACGCATCAAACGGGCTGTGGTTACCGGATCGGAAATTGCTTTTCAGGATGCGCTCGCGCTGGAACGCGAGCTCCAGCAACAACTATTCGAAAGTGAAGATGCTAAGGAAGGCCTTGCCGCATACACAGAGCGACGCCCACCGAACTTTCGCGGGAACTAA
- a CDS encoding DUF1684 domain-containing protein has product MLIRTFLLLFLFSLFACKPKQDISVIAHPVHVDGFMKKKLESELLEMRKQKDQYFKTSPDSPLPGHLKQVFTSLEYYAPDWKYRFEGRVIRHPNPTKFQMITTSGVWRDAVKYGYIRFQLEGKDFRLEVYRLLDLAEKNLLFVPFVDINVGKETYPAGRYIDLQEKPDGRYVIDFNTAYNPSCAYGGDFPCPVTPKENHLPIAIPAGEKILSLAAALEKSRRVL; this is encoded by the coding sequence ATGTTGATTCGCACGTTTTTACTCTTATTCCTCTTTTCATTATTTGCGTGCAAACCAAAACAGGACATCAGCGTAATCGCTCATCCGGTTCACGTGGATGGATTCATGAAAAAGAAACTCGAAAGTGAGCTTCTGGAAATGCGTAAGCAGAAAGATCAATACTTCAAGACTTCTCCGGACTCACCGCTTCCCGGCCACTTAAAACAGGTATTCACCAGCCTGGAATACTATGCGCCGGATTGGAAATATCGGTTTGAAGGTCGGGTGATCCGGCATCCGAATCCAACAAAATTTCAAATGATCACAACCTCCGGAGTCTGGCGTGACGCAGTCAAATATGGATACATAAGGTTCCAGCTTGAAGGAAAGGATTTCAGATTGGAAGTTTATCGATTGCTCGACCTCGCAGAAAAAAATTTGTTGTTCGTGCCTTTCGTGGACATAAATGTGGGCAAAGAAACTTATCCCGCCGGCAGATATATTGATTTGCAAGAAAAACCTGATGGAAGGTATGTAATCGATTTCAATACGGCGTATAATCCATCTTGCGCTTACGGCGGAGATTTTCCTTGTCCCGTCACGCCAAAAGAGAATCACCTACCGATTGCAATTCCTGCAGGCGAGAAGATTCTCTCGCTGGCGGCGGCATTGGAAAAATCGAGGAGAGTTTTATGA
- the betB gene encoding betaine-aldehyde dehydrogenase encodes METKHALPQSKLFIGGRWVEPRSNKTFSTINPATEEVITQIALAEEADVDQAVQAARKAFEESAWSKLSATDRGKLLHKIADAIMAHVDEFAYLETIDIGKPISESRNIDVPFVAELFHYYAGWANKYHGETIPVRGNYLNYTLREPVGVVGTITPWNFPLLLAAWKIAPALAMGNTVVHKPSEQSPLTSLKLAEICEEIGLPEGAFNVVTGSGRITGSAMLAHPGIDKIAFTGGTSTGIMVMQEAAKTLKKVTLELGGKSPNIVMEDADFDAAAKGALAGIFYNKGEVCAAGSRLLIQESAHDAFLETLLGRAKKLTVGDPLDPKTRFGPLCNADQYQKVLSYIGAGKEEGARVVLGGDRAQVGTGKGYFVQPTIFDDVTNQMRIAREEIFGPVLSAIRFKDLDDLIAQANDTVYGLAAGVWTRDVKKAHYIAKKLKAGTVWINTYNMYDPASPFGGYKHSGFGRELGMHALESYTQVKSIWVDMNL; translated from the coding sequence ATGGAAACTAAACACGCACTACCACAATCGAAATTATTTATTGGCGGAAGATGGGTGGAGCCGCGCTCCAACAAGACGTTCAGCACGATCAATCCTGCAACCGAAGAAGTGATCACGCAGATCGCTCTTGCCGAAGAAGCGGATGTTGATCAGGCTGTTCAGGCGGCGCGAAAAGCTTTTGAAGAGAGCGCCTGGAGCAAACTGAGCGCAACGGATCGCGGCAAACTGCTCCACAAAATCGCCGATGCCATCATGGCTCACGTGGATGAATTTGCTTACCTGGAAACCATCGATATCGGCAAACCGATTTCGGAGAGCCGGAACATAGACGTTCCTTTTGTTGCTGAGCTTTTCCATTATTACGCCGGTTGGGCTAACAAGTATCACGGAGAAACCATTCCGGTCAGAGGCAACTATTTGAATTACACGCTGCGGGAACCAGTCGGGGTTGTGGGAACGATTACACCGTGGAACTTTCCACTTTTACTGGCTGCCTGGAAAATTGCGCCGGCTCTGGCGATGGGAAACACCGTAGTGCACAAGCCTTCGGAGCAGTCTCCTTTGACTTCGTTGAAGCTTGCGGAAATCTGCGAAGAAATTGGTTTGCCGGAAGGCGCCTTCAATGTGGTCACGGGAAGTGGACGGATCACTGGATCAGCGATGCTGGCGCATCCGGGCATAGACAAAATTGCATTCACAGGCGGAACTTCCACAGGCATCATGGTTATGCAGGAAGCTGCGAAAACATTGAAAAAAGTCACGCTGGAGCTTGGCGGAAAGTCACCGAATATTGTGATGGAGGACGCGGATTTTGATGCGGCTGCAAAAGGAGCGCTCGCGGGAATCTTTTATAACAAAGGAGAAGTTTGCGCCGCCGGATCTCGTTTGTTGATTCAGGAATCGGCTCACGATGCGTTTTTGGAAACGCTTCTGGGTCGCGCAAAAAAGCTAACCGTTGGAGATCCGCTTGATCCTAAAACGAGATTTGGTCCGCTTTGCAACGCGGATCAGTACCAGAAGGTATTGTCTTACATAGGCGCCGGAAAAGAGGAAGGAGCGAGGGTGGTGCTTGGTGGTGATCGCGCGCAGGTGGGAACCGGCAAAGGTTATTTCGTGCAGCCGACCATCTTTGATGACGTGACGAATCAAATGAGAATTGCGCGTGAAGAGATTTTTGGCCCGGTACTGTCCGCGATTCGATTCAAAGATCTTGACGATTTGATTGCACAGGCCAACGATACGGTCTACGGTTTAGCGGCTGGCGTTTGGACTCGCGATGTCAAGAAAGCGCACTACATCGCAAAAAAGCTGAAAGCGGGCACGGTATGGATTAATACTTACAACATGTATGATCCGGCTTCCCCATTTGGCGGATACAAACACAGTGGCTTTGGTCGCGAATTGGGAATGCATGCGCTGGAATCTTATACTCAGGTGAAGAGCATCTGGGTGGACATGAATTTGTGA